A window of Microcystis aeruginosa FD4 contains these coding sequences:
- a CDS encoding type IV pilus twitching motility protein PilT: MSQNPNSSSRPLQPLPVPSMAIPSSELITGTSTGITQEMTQQVATPTKTVPNMPQNGQIPAPRPPQNRAPSQDASPQTPLRPGRAANQPTLEHLIRMAFDRGYSDVHLGVGEKPRMRDRGQMIILDYPEIDINTFYSWLREILGEEEILRFKKDLEFDGATQYEFARVRINIFESLRGPGMVLRLIPLKILTMEQLRLPAVFRDVCDVQKGLILITGPTGSGKSTTLAAMIDYINKEQAKHIITIEDPIEFVHQSRRSLIKQREVGMHTHEFDNALKASLREDPDIILVGEMRDKSTVNTALKAAQTGHLVMGTLHTNSAVKTLERILTLYTVEEQESLRVAIAESLVCIISQGLCRTTDSKRTAFHDILVNTETVKDYIRSGKNDEILELMKDGEYHGMITTNQSLFNLYQEGRISDEVALEMSPVPNELAMMLRGRI; encoded by the coding sequence ATGAGTCAAAATCCCAATTCTTCCTCGCGACCACTGCAGCCGCTGCCGGTTCCCTCCATGGCGATACCTTCCTCAGAGTTAATCACGGGAACCAGCACGGGGATAACTCAAGAAATGACGCAACAAGTGGCGACACCGACCAAAACAGTGCCTAATATGCCGCAAAATGGTCAAATTCCCGCCCCACGTCCGCCCCAAAATCGCGCTCCCAGTCAGGATGCTTCTCCCCAAACCCCACTCCGGCCCGGTCGCGCTGCCAATCAACCCACCTTAGAACATTTGATCCGGATGGCCTTTGATCGGGGTTATTCGGACGTTCACCTGGGAGTTGGAGAAAAACCCCGGATGCGCGATCGTGGTCAAATGATTATTCTCGACTATCCTGAAATTGACATCAACACTTTTTATAGTTGGTTACGGGAAATCCTCGGGGAAGAAGAAATCCTTCGCTTTAAAAAAGACCTAGAATTTGACGGTGCAACTCAGTACGAATTCGCTAGGGTGCGGATTAATATCTTTGAAAGTCTGCGCGGTCCGGGGATGGTTTTGCGTCTGATTCCCCTGAAAATTCTCACTATGGAACAATTGCGCTTACCGGCGGTGTTCCGGGATGTGTGCGATGTGCAGAAGGGATTGATTTTAATCACCGGTCCGACGGGTTCAGGGAAATCCACCACCCTAGCTGCCATGATTGATTACATCAATAAAGAACAAGCCAAACATATTATCACCATCGAAGACCCGATCGAATTTGTCCATCAAAGTCGTCGCAGTTTGATCAAACAAAGGGAAGTGGGAATGCACACCCATGAGTTCGATAATGCCCTAAAAGCCTCTTTGCGGGAAGACCCAGATATTATTCTGGTGGGGGAGATGCGGGACAAATCCACCGTTAATACTGCCCTGAAAGCTGCCCAAACCGGTCACTTAGTCATGGGAACCCTGCACACCAACAGCGCCGTAAAAACCCTGGAGCGGATTTTAACTCTTTATACCGTCGAGGAACAGGAATCCCTGCGGGTGGCGATCGCAGAATCCTTGGTTTGTATTATTTCCCAGGGTTTATGTCGTACCACCGACAGTAAACGGACGGCTTTTCACGATATTCTCGTCAACACAGAAACCGTCAAAGATTACATTCGCAGCGGCAAAAATGACGAAATTCTCGAATTAATGAAAGATGGCGAATACCATGGCATGATTACCACTAATCAATCTCTGTTTAACCTCTATCAAGAGGGACGGATTAGCGATGAGGTCGCCCTGGAAATGTCCCCGGTTCCCAATGAACTGGCGATGATGCTGCGGGGTAGAATCTAG
- a CDS encoding circadian clock KaiB family protein translates to MTTSAIVLPDIFKGIALFTPGGDLIYCIDPDKQTHWHLNLCAALQSALGLPEPPHFLVPSFTATIDRWRDPYSHRIHTRAEVYPLVRRYQPLLNAIFATDDRAWFTVPWQEQSSNPTILETYRQQFPQLWQSHDLILRYQERHPTTSGINPDSDYTNPSPKGYVLRLFVSGNNANTKHTLESIHQLLERELHHPYTLKVIDISKHPEQAESNHVSAIPTLVRVWPQPVKRIIGEFEDLPRVLQIIATA, encoded by the coding sequence GTGACTACTTCCGCGATTGTGTTGCCCGATATTTTTAAAGGCATCGCCCTGTTTACCCCCGGGGGCGACCTGATTTACTGTATCGATCCTGATAAACAAACTCATTGGCATCTGAATCTCTGCGCTGCTCTCCAGTCCGCTTTAGGGTTGCCAGAACCCCCCCATTTTTTAGTTCCTAGTTTTACTGCTACCATCGATCGCTGGCGAGATCCCTACAGTCACCGTATTCATACTAGAGCCGAAGTCTATCCCCTTGTCCGTCGCTATCAGCCTTTATTAAATGCTATTTTCGCCACGGACGATCGAGCTTGGTTTACTGTACCCTGGCAGGAACAATCCTCTAATCCCACTATCTTAGAAACCTATCGTCAGCAGTTTCCCCAACTTTGGCAATCCCACGATCTGATTCTCCGTTATCAGGAGCGCCACCCAACGACTTCGGGGATTAATCCTGACTCTGACTATACTAACCCTAGTCCCAAGGGTTATGTTTTGCGGTTATTTGTCTCCGGTAATAATGCCAATACTAAACACACCCTAGAATCGATCCATCAGCTTCTAGAACGAGAATTACACCATCCCTATACCCTGAAAGTGATCGATATCTCTAAGCATCCAGAACAAGCAGAATCTAATCATGTCTCTGCTATTCCCACTTTAGTCCGGGTTTGGCCGCAACCGGTGAAACGCATCATCGGCGAATTTGAGGATTTACCGCGAGTATTACAGATTATCGCCACCGCTTAG
- a CDS encoding M14 family metallopeptidase, whose amino-acid sequence MFDFSHYYPYAELVSFLKNLASSYPNLISLTSIGKSYENRDIWLTTLTNQATGPYLEKPAYWIDANTHAGEVTGSAVALYTISHLLRQYGHNSPITRLLDHYTVYILPRLAVDGAEKYLTTPYMLRSSIRPYPHTDEKPGLYPEDINGDGLILQMRQKDTCGAWKISEQDPRIMVRREPEEFEGTFYTLLTEGLIRDYDGYNFTTAPTLEGLDFNRNYPVYWVPEGEQQGAGDFPFSEPETRAEAEFWANNTNINGFVTYHTYSAVMLRPYSTHPDEYFPVEDLEMYKYIADKGKAMTGYECVSVYHDFRYHPKEVTNGAMDDYGYDHFGWYGFTVELWDAPTQAAVKKDDYIQWFRWHPLEDELKLQRWNDENLAGKGFINWQSFDHPQLGEVEIGGWDFKNVWQNAPEKYLPDLCEKQCQFTIAHALMSPLLAISRLDLKSEGNGIYHLVLQLENQGFLPTYTSKKALERKIVRPIQVKLNLADEVSLIVGKLEQEIVHLEGRSNKVYSSLAQGLDYRCTVEWVIKGVSGQEIEIIAIAERAGTVRKKVIL is encoded by the coding sequence ATGTTTGATTTTAGCCACTATTACCCCTACGCCGAATTAGTTTCTTTCCTGAAAAACCTAGCCTCATCCTATCCTAATTTAATTAGCCTCACCTCGATCGGTAAAAGCTACGAAAATCGAGATATCTGGTTAACTACCCTAACAAATCAAGCAACAGGCCCCTATTTAGAAAAACCTGCCTATTGGATCGATGCTAACACCCATGCGGGGGAAGTAACAGGCTCTGCCGTCGCTCTCTACACTATCTCTCATCTTTTGCGCCAATACGGTCATAATTCCCCAATTACCAGACTTCTTGACCATTACACTGTCTATATTTTGCCGCGATTAGCCGTGGATGGAGCCGAAAAATATCTCACCACTCCCTATATGTTACGATCGAGTATTCGCCCCTATCCCCACACGGATGAGAAACCGGGGCTATATCCTGAAGATATTAACGGCGATGGTTTAATCCTACAAATGCGCCAAAAAGATACCTGTGGCGCTTGGAAAATTTCTGAACAAGATCCTCGCATTATGGTGCGTCGCGAACCAGAGGAATTTGAGGGAACTTTTTACACTTTGCTCACCGAAGGTTTAATCCGCGATTACGATGGCTATAATTTCACCACTGCCCCCACCCTAGAGGGCCTGGATTTTAACCGCAATTATCCCGTTTATTGGGTTCCTGAAGGGGAACAACAGGGGGCCGGAGATTTTCCTTTTTCGGAGCCAGAAACCCGTGCAGAAGCCGAATTTTGGGCAAATAACACTAATATTAATGGCTTCGTTACCTATCATACCTATTCAGCAGTCATGTTGCGTCCCTATAGCACCCATCCCGATGAATATTTCCCCGTGGAAGACTTAGAAATGTATAAATATATTGCCGATAAGGGAAAAGCAATGACTGGTTATGAATGCGTTTCTGTCTATCACGATTTTCGTTATCATCCCAAAGAAGTGACTAACGGTGCCATGGATGATTACGGTTACGATCATTTTGGTTGGTATGGTTTTACGGTGGAGTTATGGGATGCACCCACCCAAGCAGCAGTGAAAAAAGATGATTATATTCAATGGTTTCGCTGGCATCCTTTGGAAGATGAATTGAAATTACAGCGTTGGAATGATGAGAATTTAGCGGGAAAGGGTTTTATTAATTGGCAAAGTTTTGATCACCCCCAATTGGGAGAGGTGGAAATTGGCGGTTGGGACTTTAAAAATGTCTGGCAAAATGCCCCCGAGAAGTATTTACCAGATTTATGTGAGAAACAATGTCAGTTTACTATTGCCCATGCTTTAATGTCACCTCTTTTAGCTATCTCTCGTCTTGATCTTAAGTCGGAGGGAAATGGTATTTATCATCTGGTTTTACAGTTAGAAAATCAGGGATTTTTACCCACTTATACCAGTAAAAAGGCACTGGAAAGAAAGATTGTTCGTCCCATTCAAGTCAAGTTAAATTTAGCCGATGAGGTGAGTTTAATAGTGGGAAAATTAGAGCAGGAAATCGTTCACTTAGAAGGTCGATCAAATAAAGTATATAGTAGTCTTGCTCAAGGTTTAGATTATCGCTGTACAGTGGAATGGGTGATTAAGGGAGTTTCTGGTCAAGAAATCGAGATTATCGCTATAGCTGAAAGAGCCGGAACAGTCAGAAAAAAAGTGATTTTATAG
- a CDS encoding retroviral-like aspartic protease family protein has protein sequence MVEPVIIAEDMGKIYTSITVINRADQIRAEDGMIAPEQIRSLTLENVLVDTGATTLCLVPEVISRLGLQLLKEVDVATAKGIGKARIFRDATLIIAGREGTFECLELPGGQNNLLGVIPLEALGLEPDILSQKLRVLPTESPDTYLTILSNKIAL, from the coding sequence ATGGTTGAGCCAGTAATTATTGCAGAAGATATGGGCAAAATCTACACCAGCATTACAGTTATCAATCGCGCGGATCAAATTCGTGCGGAGGATGGTATGATCGCACCGGAACAAATTCGCTCTCTTACCCTAGAAAATGTCTTGGTGGATACGGGAGCAACTACTCTTTGTCTGGTGCCAGAAGTAATCTCCCGCTTGGGTTTACAGCTTTTAAAAGAAGTAGATGTAGCTACGGCTAAAGGCATAGGAAAAGCGAGAATTTTTCGCGATGCCACCTTAATTATCGCGGGCCGGGAAGGAACTTTTGAATGTTTGGAATTACCCGGAGGTCAAAACAATTTATTAGGAGTAATTCCCTTAGAAGCTTTGGGATTAGAACCAGATATTCTTAGCCAAAAATTGCGAGTTTTACCCACGGAATCCCCCGATACTTATTTAACAATTTTATCGAACAAAATAGCTCTATAA
- a CDS encoding pentapeptide repeat-containing protein, with the protein MKPNELIARYTAGETEFSSIKLPRVNLVGADLIGIVLNKADLHGANLLFTYLNRANLAQANLVTANLSGASLNQADLNGADLRSANLHGALLQGANLRDTDITLATLLDANLIGADLRGADLSGANLTGACLRRTNMRQEKKNHNTNLQSANLYRTDLQGANMKGVNLVRANLVGANLSGANLCDVDLRKADLTNANLKETLLNDANLIGACLVGANLEGANLLRSKMSDTEAMGANFHSAIMTQIKFDRANLSQANFQAARMNHADLRRANLSGVNLSEADLVDAFFARADLTGADLSNANLTGAELMSANLMGVNFRGAIMPDGRINN; encoded by the coding sequence ATGAAACCCAACGAATTAATTGCCCGTTATACCGCGGGAGAAACTGAATTTAGTAGCATAAAATTACCAAGAGTTAATTTAGTTGGTGCTGACTTAATTGGCATTGTTTTAAATAAAGCGGATCTGCACGGAGCCAATCTTCTCTTTACCTATCTTAACCGGGCTAATCTCGCTCAAGCTAATCTTGTGACAGCTAATTTAAGCGGTGCTAGTCTCAACCAAGCTGACTTAAATGGGGCAGATTTACGCAGTGCCAATTTACACGGAGCGCTGCTACAAGGGGCTAATCTTCGTGATACCGATATAACCCTAGCGACGTTACTTGATGCTAACTTAATCGGGGCGGATTTACGGGGGGCTGATTTAAGTGGTGCTAACCTCACTGGTGCTTGTTTGCGGCGAACAAATATGCGTCAGGAAAAGAAAAATCATAACACTAATTTACAATCGGCTAATCTCTATCGCACCGACCTGCAAGGGGCTAATATGAAAGGGGTTAATCTGGTGCGAGCTAATCTAGTAGGAGCCAATTTAAGTGGTGCTAATTTATGTGATGTTGACCTCAGAAAAGCGGATTTAACTAATGCTAATCTCAAAGAGACTTTACTCAATGATGCTAATTTAATCGGGGCGTGTTTAGTAGGGGCAAATCTAGAGGGAGCCAATTTACTGCGTTCAAAAATGAGCGATACGGAAGCAATGGGTGCAAATTTCCATAGTGCAATTATGACTCAAATAAAATTCGATCGAGCTAATCTTAGTCAAGCTAATTTTCAAGCGGCAAGAATGAATCATGCTGATTTAAGAAGGGCTAATCTTTCAGGAGTTAATCTCAGCGAAGCGGATTTAGTTGATGCTTTTTTTGCTAGAGCAGATCTGACTGGTGCTGATTTAAGTAATGCTAATCTAACTGGTGCTGAGTTAATGAGTGCTAATCTGATGGGAGTTAACTTCCGCGGTGCAATTATGCCCGATGGCCGGATTAATAATTAA